The following are from one region of the Gloeocapsopsis sp. IPPAS B-1203 genome:
- a CDS encoding Rieske 2Fe-2S domain-containing protein, translating to MTMLQGAPWLLAHRSMLKPNQPMKVSLYGNDYVLWQDSVGAVSCLPNACPHMGAMLSEGWCVAKSDGSSTVACPFHALEFDGLGCTVIPGANKPTKPLLQPLELIIQENFIWTYGGQEPKIPIPVVLNQIAGEFELIGYTGEFSVKTNLLSMLLNMHDYNHQNGTHRPLFEIEEVQFKQFLDNGHHSHAYFDMPRTQPKPRDLLKKPTLLVLPKILQVHLENCFPCLVIVHAESPIASIRECHVFVPAASSVTRTYVLMFAKIHHPLAHLIKKNFLPLAEVVVKQDADILEKLYANTPQYIKLNNEVGMDWVRRNFESFPQVVEPNLSRY from the coding sequence ATGACCATGCTGCAAGGCGCACCCTGGCTTTTAGCACATCGCTCCATGCTTAAGCCAAATCAGCCAATGAAGGTTTCGCTCTATGGCAACGATTATGTTCTCTGGCAAGATAGTGTAGGTGCAGTAAGTTGTTTACCAAATGCCTGCCCGCATATGGGAGCAATGCTGTCAGAAGGATGGTGTGTTGCTAAATCTGATGGTAGTAGTACAGTAGCTTGTCCGTTTCATGCCTTAGAGTTTGATGGCTTAGGCTGTACAGTGATACCAGGTGCTAACAAGCCAACAAAACCTTTGCTGCAGCCACTAGAGTTAATTATTCAAGAAAACTTTATTTGGACATACGGTGGACAAGAGCCAAAAATTCCTATTCCAGTTGTCCTGAATCAGATAGCAGGTGAATTTGAATTAATTGGCTACACAGGAGAGTTTAGTGTTAAAACAAACCTCCTCAGTATGCTGCTCAATATGCACGATTACAATCATCAAAACGGTACGCATCGCCCATTATTTGAGATCGAAGAAGTACAGTTTAAGCAATTTCTTGACAACGGACATCACTCTCACGCTTACTTTGATATGCCTCGGACTCAACCCAAACCGCGCGATCTTCTCAAAAAGCCCACACTTCTGGTGTTACCAAAAATCCTTCAAGTTCACTTGGAAAACTGTTTCCCTTGTTTAGTCATTGTTCACGCAGAAAGTCCAATTGCAAGTATCAGAGAATGTCACGTATTTGTTCCCGCAGCTTCAAGCGTAACCCGCACTTACGTTCTTATGTTTGCAAAAATTCATCATCCTTTGGCGCATCTTATCAAGAAGAATTTCTTACCATTAGCTGAAGTTGTTGTCAAGCAGGATGCTGACATTTTAGAAAAGCTGTATGCCAACACCCCACAGTATATCAAGCTAAACAATGAAGTCGGAATGGACTGGGTACGCAGAAATTTTGAGAGTTTTCCTCAAGTAGTAGAGCCAAATCTATCGCGATACTGA
- the aqpZ gene encoding aquaporin Z, with translation MNLTKRCIAEFIGTFWLVLGGCGSAVLSAAYTADSSTIGVNTAFPLGIGFVGVSLAFGLTVLTMAYAIGHISGCHLNPAVSFGLWASKRFPGSELLPYIIAQVIGAIVGAGVVYLIAIGNSNFTLTGSNPLATNGFGVHSPGGYNLFAAFITEVVMTFMFLMIILGATDSRAPKALAPVAIGFGLTLIHLISIPVTNTSVNPARSFGPAIFAGRALFGQVWLFWVAPILGALLAGWLYLSIFSETVVEEPPRVREPV, from the coding sequence ATGAATCTGACAAAACGTTGTATAGCTGAATTTATAGGCACTTTTTGGCTTGTACTAGGCGGTTGTGGTAGTGCAGTACTTTCTGCAGCTTACACGGCTGATAGTTCTACAATTGGTGTCAACACAGCTTTTCCACTAGGAATTGGCTTTGTGGGAGTATCGCTTGCATTTGGTTTGACTGTATTGACGATGGCATATGCGATCGGTCATATTTCAGGTTGTCATCTTAATCCAGCGGTTTCGTTTGGATTGTGGGCAAGTAAACGTTTTCCTGGCTCTGAGTTACTTCCATATATTATTGCACAGGTAATTGGAGCTATTGTCGGCGCAGGAGTTGTTTATTTAATTGCTATTGGTAACTCAAACTTTACACTCACAGGTTCTAATCCATTGGCGACAAATGGATTCGGCGTGCATTCGCCAGGTGGCTATAATCTATTTGCAGCTTTCATCACTGAAGTTGTGATGACTTTCATGTTTTTAATGATTATCTTGGGTGCAACTGATAGTCGCGCGCCTAAAGCACTCGCACCTGTAGCAATTGGTTTTGGCTTGACACTCATTCACCTGATTAGCATTCCAGTGACTAATACCTCAGTGAATCCCGCCCGCAGTTTTGGTCCAGCGATCTTTGCTGGTAGAGCACTTTTTGGTCAAGTTTGGTTATTCTGGGTTGCTCCTATTTTAGGTGCATTACTTGCAGGTTGGCTATACCTGAGTATTTTTAGTGAAACAGTTGTCGAAGAACCTCCACGGGTTAGAGAACCAGTTTAG
- a CDS encoding AAA-like domain-containing protein has protein sequence MHKPKRYRGTVLTHTGLQKLYAQIEQLTTENGEKITPRRIAEKTQLIEPQGLNAATVRKILQAQIGVDQESLRLVFQALNLTLEPLDFSLFHHIRNHQATPVAIKHQQILDGTGVFSSNSIDRDRCRDVRQVKSKIDVPQYPGSPLPLDSKFYIERLAIQTQAYAELRQPGSLIWIKAPHKMGKSSLLLRILHQAQQLGYHTVHLDFQQADQSILSNLDRLLRWMCKTISLQLQTECCLERYWDCELGCKVSFIIYLHYLLEQINQPLVLSLNEINRLFEYPDVYREFLPLLRSLNEEARYDQVLQNLRLVLVSSTDTCVSLNFHQQLPLNTGLTLRLSEFSLEEVQRLALSYQLPCENSSLVEQLMDWVGGHPFLIQLAFYHLATSVPSASTDEIFTYQVQQLLREATTLAGIYQNHLRYIWLTLQADSSLLLTIERLINSQEAIVVDSSIAYKLESLGIVRLEGDCATLRCRLYYNFFKKKNLSLKSVDYCNILTKS, from the coding sequence TTGCACAAACCTAAACGATATCGAGGGACAGTCCTCACACACACAGGACTACAGAAGCTATACGCTCAAATTGAGCAGCTTACTACTGAAAATGGCGAAAAGATAACGCCGCGCCGAATTGCCGAAAAAACGCAACTCATCGAACCTCAAGGATTAAATGCTGCTACCGTGCGCAAAATCTTGCAAGCGCAAATTGGTGTAGATCAAGAATCGCTTCGTTTAGTTTTTCAAGCCCTGAATTTAACACTAGAGCCTTTAGACTTTAGCCTTTTTCATCATATTCGCAACCATCAGGCTACACCTGTTGCCATCAAGCACCAACAGATTTTGGATGGCACAGGAGTATTTTCGTCTAATTCGATTGATCGCGATCGCTGCAGAGACGTGCGACAAGTAAAATCCAAAATTGATGTACCTCAGTATCCAGGTAGTCCACTTCCTTTAGACTCTAAATTCTATATTGAGCGTTTAGCTATCCAAACCCAAGCTTATGCAGAACTGCGCCAGCCTGGAAGCTTAATCTGGATTAAAGCCCCCCACAAAATGGGTAAAAGTTCCCTATTATTACGGATTCTGCATCAAGCTCAGCAACTCGGTTATCATACAGTACACCTTGATTTTCAACAAGCCGATCAAAGTATTCTGTCAAATTTAGACAGGTTGTTGCGTTGGATGTGTAAAACTATCAGTTTGCAGTTGCAAACTGAATGCTGTTTGGAGCGTTACTGGGACTGCGAACTTGGTTGTAAAGTTAGTTTTATTATTTACTTGCATTATCTTTTAGAGCAAATTAATCAGCCGTTGGTTTTGTCTTTGAACGAAATTAATCGCTTATTTGAATATCCTGATGTTTATCGCGAGTTCTTACCTTTGCTGCGATCGCTAAATGAAGAGGCTAGGTACGATCAAGTTTTACAAAACTTGCGGTTGGTTCTGGTGTCCTCAACAGATACTTGTGTATCTCTCAATTTCCACCAGCAGCTACCGTTGAATACAGGACTTACACTTCGTCTTTCTGAATTTAGTCTTGAGGAAGTGCAAAGGCTGGCTTTATCCTATCAATTGCCTTGCGAAAATTCCTCTCTCGTTGAACAACTTATGGATTGGGTAGGGGGACATCCCTTTCTTATCCAACTTGCTTTTTATCACCTTGCGACTTCTGTTCCTTCAGCGTCAACAGATGAGATTTTCACTTACCAAGTACAGCAATTACTACGAGAAGCAACAACACTAGCAGGAATTTATCAGAATCATTTACGATATATTTGGCTAACTCTTCAAGCAGACAGTTCATTACTATTAACTATCGAGCGATTGATAAACTCTCAAGAGGCAATTGTTGTTGACTCTAGCATTGCCTACAAGCTAGAAAGTTTAGGAATTGTAAGATTGGAAGGCGATTGTGCAACACTGCGTTGTCGTTTATACTACAACTTCTTTAAAAAGAAGAATTTAAGTCTTAAAAGCGTTGATTACTGTAACATACTGACTAAAAGCTGA
- a CDS encoding DUF3288 family protein, with protein sequence MTESKNKDQQHPLYNQDRALINSLLTAAPSDLNLVELARMRIRYNGFPGARDLQADLDQVMQRWNLTEAELFEKTRQLHATQSVYVSRGNKSETEDWS encoded by the coding sequence ATGACAGAATCAAAAAATAAAGATCAACAGCATCCGCTCTATAACCAAGACCGTGCCCTGATTAATTCTTTACTGACTGCGGCGCCAAGTGATTTGAATTTAGTGGAACTTGCGCGGATGCGCATTCGTTATAACGGTTTTCCTGGGGCGCGAGATCTCCAAGCTGACTTGGATCAAGTTATGCAAAGATGGAATCTAACCGAAGCAGAACTTTTTGAAAAGACTCGTCAGCTTCATGCCACTCAGTCAGTGTACGTTAGTCGTGGCAATAAAAGCGAGACAGAAGACTGGAGTTAA
- a CDS encoding MlaD family protein, with product MQRSRSVREGSVGLLLLLGVGLFVGLVLWLRGVTLGRRSYSAIIEFANVGGMQEGAVVRYRGVNVGNISAIRPGPNGVEVSVEIAPANLIIPRDIQIAANQSGLISEVSVDITPQKTLPTDAVSALPLDPNCDRTLIVCHGARLQGEIGISLDQLISATTRFTTAYSDPNFVNTVNEATKNASEAAAGVAQLTRELSSLTRATQQQIGSLSATANSVQRAADEITASTTRTAAQFGATADQIRLTTTQVNRLVTNLDDLVTTNRTTLVRVLENIDQSSEQLRLTVGALSPTVDRFTQGELIQNLETLSANAAQASANLRDISAALNTPTNVLVLQQTLDSARVTFQNAQKITSDLDELTGDPAFRENVRRLINGLSGLVSSSDQLQQQIEVAQTLDSVSNTVKNANLKNPDPTKNETVQIDRSTVTALQRLEDLLERSPDAAKTAGTQALPNPQNFDSLESSLDLSIE from the coding sequence ATGCAGCGATCGCGTTCAGTTCGAGAAGGTTCTGTAGGGTTGTTATTACTCTTAGGAGTAGGTTTATTTGTCGGATTGGTTTTGTGGTTACGAGGAGTCACCCTTGGTAGACGCAGCTACAGTGCAATCATTGAGTTTGCAAATGTTGGTGGGATGCAAGAAGGCGCAGTTGTGCGCTACCGTGGCGTCAACGTTGGTAACATTTCTGCGATTCGTCCTGGACCTAATGGTGTCGAAGTCAGTGTAGAAATTGCCCCAGCTAACTTAATCATTCCCCGTGATATCCAAATTGCCGCTAACCAATCAGGTTTAATTAGTGAAGTCAGCGTCGATATTACACCACAAAAAACACTGCCAACCGACGCAGTTAGTGCGTTACCCCTCGATCCCAATTGCGATCGCACGCTAATTGTTTGTCATGGTGCTCGTTTACAAGGTGAAATTGGTATTAGTCTCGATCAACTTATCTCTGCTACTACCCGCTTTACAACGGCTTACAGCGATCCTAATTTCGTTAATACTGTTAACGAAGCAACCAAAAATGCTTCAGAAGCAGCAGCAGGAGTTGCACAACTGACACGCGAACTTTCTAGCTTGACACGCGCAACACAACAACAAATTGGCAGTTTGTCAGCCACAGCCAACTCGGTACAACGAGCAGCAGATGAAATCACAGCTTCCACAACAAGAACTGCTGCACAGTTTGGTGCAACTGCTGATCAAATTCGCTTAACGACAACTCAAGTAAATCGCCTCGTCACTAATCTTGATGATTTAGTGACAACTAACCGCACAACACTTGTGAGAGTTTTAGAAAATATTGACCAAAGTAGCGAACAATTACGTCTCACTGTTGGTGCGCTTTCACCTACCGTTGATCGCTTCACGCAAGGAGAACTCATTCAAAACTTGGAAACATTATCAGCGAATGCAGCACAAGCATCCGCAAATTTACGTGATATCTCTGCTGCTCTGAATACTCCTACCAATGTTCTCGTACTCCAACAAACTTTAGATTCTGCTAGAGTAACGTTTCAGAATGCACAGAAAATTACTTCTGATTTAGATGAACTAACAGGAGATCCAGCATTTCGTGAAAATGTGCGGCGGCTTATTAACGGGTTGAGTGGTTTGGTGTCTTCTAGCGATCAACTACAACAGCAAATCGAAGTTGCCCAAACTTTAGACTCTGTATCCAACACTGTGAAAAACGCAAACCTCAAAAATCCCGATCCGACAAAAAATGAAACTGTTCAGATTGATCGTTCAACTGTGACAGCTTTACAAAGGCTTGAGGATTTATTAGAGCGATCGCCTGATGCTGCAAAAACTGCAGGTACACAAGCTTTACCTAATCCACAGAATTTTGATTCGCTCGAAAGTTCGCTTGACTTGTCAATAGAGTAG
- a CDS encoding helix-turn-helix transcriptional regulator, with protein sequence MQRRSMVSNSSEAHSFGTLLKQWRAQRGFSQLDLALESEVSQRHISFLESGRAKPSREMVLELATVLEIPLRQQNLMLTAAGFAPIHTETDLSAPEMTSIRQALDFLLLQQEPLPAIVVDRYWNLLLTNNGANRLLTTFIHPSRLQTLFCIDGKINLMRVVFHSQGLRPFIANWQEFAGHLLGRMHREANSVGESEQSTLLFDELMSYPGVSEIWNTSNRAAQNTLLLTIHLKQNDLSWQFFSTIATLGTPYDITLQELRIECLFPADEATERNWRHS encoded by the coding sequence ATGCAACGACGTTCAATGGTTTCTAATTCCAGCGAAGCTCATTCGTTTGGAACACTTCTCAAACAATGGCGCGCTCAACGAGGGTTCAGTCAGCTCGATTTAGCTTTAGAAAGTGAAGTATCGCAGAGGCATATCAGTTTTCTTGAATCGGGTCGAGCTAAACCCAGTCGGGAGATGGTTCTAGAATTAGCGACTGTTTTAGAAATTCCCTTAAGGCAGCAAAATCTAATGCTGACGGCGGCGGGATTTGCTCCCATTCACACAGAAACTGATCTATCTGCTCCCGAAATGACCTCAATTCGCCAAGCACTCGATTTCTTGTTGCTACAGCAAGAACCATTACCTGCGATCGTGGTTGATCGCTACTGGAATTTACTGCTGACTAACAATGGAGCCAATCGACTCCTCACTACTTTTATTCATCCAAGCAGATTACAAACCCTTTTCTGCATTGACGGAAAAATCAATTTGATGCGGGTGGTATTTCATTCACAGGGGCTACGTCCATTTATCGCCAACTGGCAAGAATTTGCAGGACATTTACTTGGGCGGATGCATCGAGAGGCAAACTCAGTCGGTGAGAGCGAACAGTCCACTTTGCTGTTCGACGAACTGATGAGTTATCCTGGTGTTTCTGAGATTTGGAACACCTCAAACCGAGCCGCACAGAATACTTTGCTCTTGACCATTCACCTCAAACAAAACGATCTCAGTTGGCAATTTTTCTCGACGATCGCCACGTTGGGTACTCCTTACGACATCACTCTTCAGGAACTACGAATTGAGTGTTTATTTCCAGCCGATGAGGCAACCGAGCGAAACTGGAGACACTCTTAA
- a CDS encoding alpha/beta hydrolase: MIQSIDRSAKTVLPSLFNLRCDDGTRLFYKDWGTGKPVIFIHGWALNADIWEYQMTELVNRNLRCIAYDRRGCGRSSQPGGGYDFDRLADDLAALIEQLDLHKVTLIAHSMGGGEIARYLSRHGDDRIDRVVFVAATTPFLLKTADNPDGIDKSFYDNMIAEVNKDRPHYLATVAPTFFGVDLLNSVSSEMMQWAVGLALQASPKASIDMIRALSETDFRADLRNVTVPTLILHGDRDKYVPIEVSGYKTAQLIPSSQLKLYEGAAHGLFITHKDRFNLDLLTFIQG, encoded by the coding sequence ATGATTCAGTCAATTGATCGATCGGCAAAAACAGTTTTACCTAGTTTATTTAACCTGCGATGCGATGATGGCACTCGTTTATTCTACAAAGACTGGGGTACAGGTAAGCCCGTTATCTTTATTCATGGTTGGGCACTTAACGCCGATATTTGGGAGTATCAGATGACCGAATTGGTCAACCGAAATTTGCGCTGCATCGCTTATGACAGGCGTGGTTGTGGACGCTCTAGCCAGCCTGGAGGAGGCTACGATTTTGATAGACTTGCTGACGATCTGGCAGCACTGATCGAACAGCTTGACTTACACAAAGTGACATTAATTGCTCACTCGATGGGGGGTGGCGAAATCGCTCGCTATCTGTCGCGTCACGGTGACGATCGCATTGATCGCGTTGTGTTCGTTGCTGCGACCACTCCTTTCCTCTTGAAGACGGCAGATAATCCAGATGGAATAGACAAGAGCTTTTACGATAACATGATTGCCGAGGTGAACAAAGATCGTCCGCACTATCTTGCTACCGTTGCACCCACATTTTTCGGTGTAGACCTGCTGAATTCTGTTTCGTCTGAAATGATGCAATGGGCAGTAGGACTGGCACTTCAAGCCTCCCCAAAAGCTTCAATTGACATGATTCGTGCGCTTTCGGAAACCGATTTTCGAGCTGATCTGCGTAACGTCACCGTACCGACGTTGATTTTGCATGGCGATCGCGATAAGTACGTACCCATCGAAGTTTCTGGATATAAGACCGCGCAGTTAATACCGAGTAGTCAACTCAAATTGTATGAAGGTGCAGCGCACGGTTTGTTCATTACTCATAAGGATCGTTTCAATCTCGATTTACTGACATTTATTCAAGGCTAG
- a CDS encoding ABC transporter ATP-binding protein, with protein sequence MMAEPIIELKGVSKAFGNNIVLDEADLTLYQGEALAIIGPSGTGKSTILRIIAGLLAPDAGEIYIQGQMRQGLIEDAADPLSIGMVFQQAALFDSLTVEENVGFLLYQHSHLSRSRIRELVNQKLEMVGLTGVGDRYPSELSGGMRKRVSFARAVMSNPDNIKDSPAVLLYDEPTAGLDPIASTVIEDLIRYLQCSTGNCNTYAIVTHQDSTIRRTADRVVFLYQGKVQWEGSVTDIDASDNPLIQQFFSGNVEGPIHVIG encoded by the coding sequence ATAATGGCTGAGCCGATAATTGAACTCAAAGGCGTGAGCAAAGCATTTGGTAACAATATCGTTTTAGATGAAGCAGATCTAACGCTTTATCAAGGAGAAGCCCTGGCAATTATTGGCCCTTCGGGAACAGGGAAATCGACAATATTGCGTATTATTGCTGGATTATTAGCACCAGATGCAGGAGAAATTTATATCCAAGGACAGATGCGCCAAGGTTTAATTGAAGATGCCGCAGACCCGCTCAGCATTGGTATGGTGTTTCAGCAAGCAGCATTGTTTGATTCATTAACTGTTGAAGAAAATGTTGGTTTTTTGCTCTATCAGCACTCTCATCTGTCGCGATCGCGGATTCGTGAATTAGTGAATCAAAAATTAGAGATGGTCGGCTTAACTGGAGTTGGCGATCGCTATCCGAGCGAACTGTCTGGTGGAATGCGCAAGCGTGTCAGTTTTGCCCGCGCAGTTATGTCTAATCCCGATAATATCAAAGACTCTCCAGCCGTTTTACTGTACGATGAACCGACTGCTGGACTTGATCCAATCGCATCTACAGTCATTGAAGATCTCATTCGATACTTACAATGTAGTACAGGGAATTGTAATACTTACGCCATTGTGACTCACCAAGATAGTACAATCCGCCGTACTGCCGATCGCGTTGTCTTTCTGTACCAAGGAAAAGTTCAGTGGGAAGGTTCCGTAACCGATATTGACGCTTCTGACAATCCCCTAATTCAGCAGTTTTTTAGTGGCAATGTAGAAGGACCAATTCATGTTATTGGTTAG
- a CDS encoding caspase family protein codes for MKRREFLKAAGGIVTALGISELDLFRLSDRYGSALAQSTPRKLALLIGINEYSSARLNGCLTDVELQRELLIHRFGFQAADIVTLSNQQATRQQIEAAFLQHLTEQAQPGDTVVFHYSGYGRCIELSDEQFSSQQNTEIQPAPSDLAISSLVPIDGEIVSSEVPIVNDLLEETLWLLLRSLRTENVTTILDTSFHTRNTLAAVPNNLRFRSYPHGRGQINPLELELQQQLIHQIAPHQLLGSPHAVNLPGLFMTASRTDQPATEAQWSGFSAGVFTYALTQSLWEATPATTIHVSLSKASGVVEQIVGQQQPQLCGQNSQVQATMPHFIPDNNISADGVVTSVEDDGKTSQLWLAGLQPTLLQYYGANSRFKVVTSLIGETDSTSQAQLQMRSRTGLTAKALLINETENTLQPGQLVQEAIRVVPRNINLNIALDPGLERIERVDATSAFSTISIVTLVNAGEQPADYLFSRVQETTPEAQSTTASRYGLFTLAQELIPNTAGEAGEAVKVAVQRLIPKLQTLLAAKLWRLTSNESSQLDVRATLEVVSAQKQVIIQRETHHSQQAKQETASGTPPTTVTGSGIPTLPIGSRIKYKISNYGDRSVYLLLIGLDSSKNAIVLFPGKAIAASDSMETTPGAQDIAIAPGATLAVPQTEIDFEWILHGPPAVCETQIIFSRSKFTQTLAALDASREDLRTEEYISVLSNPLEITQALLRDLQNASAIAPETIGAATDTYALDVNTWASFNFIYQVV; via the coding sequence ATGAAGCGGCGGGAATTTTTAAAAGCGGCTGGCGGAATTGTTACAGCCTTGGGCATAAGTGAACTTGATTTATTCAGGTTGAGCGATCGCTACGGCTCAGCTTTAGCTCAATCTACACCACGAAAACTGGCATTGTTAATAGGCATTAATGAATACTCGTCTGCGCGATTGAACGGTTGCCTGACTGATGTGGAACTGCAAAGAGAACTGCTGATTCATCGCTTTGGTTTTCAAGCAGCAGATATTGTTACTTTGAGCAATCAACAAGCTACTCGACAACAAATTGAAGCGGCATTCTTACAACATTTGACTGAACAAGCCCAGCCAGGTGATACTGTTGTCTTTCACTACAGTGGGTATGGACGTTGCATTGAGTTGAGTGACGAGCAGTTCTCTTCGCAGCAAAATACAGAAATCCAGCCAGCACCATCAGATCTGGCAATTAGTAGTTTAGTTCCGATAGATGGTGAGATCGTCTCATCCGAAGTACCAATTGTTAATGACTTACTAGAAGAAACACTGTGGTTACTGTTGCGATCGCTACGAACAGAGAACGTCACAACAATTCTCGATACTAGTTTCCATACTCGCAATACATTAGCAGCGGTTCCAAATAACTTAAGATTTCGTTCCTACCCACATGGACGAGGGCAAATTAATCCACTTGAGTTAGAACTTCAGCAGCAACTTATACATCAGATTGCACCTCATCAACTCTTAGGATCACCTCATGCAGTCAATTTACCAGGATTGTTTATGACTGCATCGCGTACAGATCAACCGGCTACCGAGGCACAATGGAGTGGTTTTAGTGCAGGAGTCTTTACTTATGCTTTAACTCAGTCATTGTGGGAAGCAACTCCAGCAACAACTATTCACGTTAGCTTAAGTAAAGCAAGTGGAGTCGTCGAGCAAATTGTAGGACAGCAACAGCCACAACTATGTGGTCAAAACAGCCAAGTACAGGCTACTATGCCTCACTTTATACCTGATAACAATATCAGTGCAGATGGTGTAGTGACAAGTGTAGAGGACGACGGCAAAACGTCACAATTATGGTTGGCAGGATTACAACCAACGCTTTTGCAATACTACGGTGCAAACTCTCGCTTTAAGGTTGTTACTTCCCTAATAGGTGAAACAGACTCAACCTCTCAAGCGCAATTACAAATGCGATCGCGTACAGGTTTAACAGCAAAAGCCTTACTAATAAATGAAACTGAAAATACGTTGCAACCTGGTCAATTAGTCCAAGAAGCAATTCGAGTTGTGCCGCGTAACATTAATCTAAATATAGCTTTAGATCCTGGACTCGAACGAATTGAACGCGTAGATGCTACTAGCGCATTCTCTACGATCTCGATTGTGACATTAGTGAATGCAGGAGAGCAACCAGCAGATTATTTGTTTAGCCGAGTACAAGAAACAACACCAGAAGCCCAATCAACAACTGCTAGCCGTTATGGCTTATTTACACTGGCTCAGGAATTAATTCCTAATACTGCTGGAGAAGCAGGAGAAGCCGTTAAAGTAGCAGTACAGCGATTGATCCCTAAATTACAAACACTCTTAGCAGCGAAGTTGTGGCGGTTGACAAGTAATGAAAGTTCTCAATTAGATGTCAGAGCTACTTTAGAAGTTGTCAGTGCCCAAAAGCAAGTTATTATTCAGCGTGAAACGCACCACTCTCAACAAGCTAAACAGGAAACGGCAAGTGGTACTCCGCCAACTACTGTTACAGGTTCTGGTATTCCAACATTACCGATTGGTAGCCGGATTAAGTATAAAATTTCTAATTACGGCGATCGCTCTGTTTACTTATTACTCATTGGCTTAGACAGCAGCAAAAATGCGATTGTCCTATTTCCAGGAAAGGCGATCGCAGCTAGTGATAGTATGGAGACAACACCTGGAGCGCAAGATATAGCAATTGCTCCTGGAGCAACTTTAGCTGTACCCCAAACCGAGATTGATTTTGAATGGATACTTCACGGTCCTCCTGCTGTGTGCGAAACTCAAATCATCTTTAGTAGAAGTAAATTTACTCAGACTCTTGCCGCTTTAGATGCTTCGCGAGAAGATCTGCGCACTGAAGAGTATATTAGTGTTTTGTCAAATCCTCTAGAAATTACTCAAGCGCTGTTGCGTGACTTACAAAACGCCAGTGCGATCGCGCCAGAAACAATCGGTGCAGCTACCGATACTTATGCTCTAGATGTTAATACTTGGGCAAGCTTCAATTTTATTTATCAGGTAGTTTAA